A genomic segment from Halomonas sp. TA22 encodes:
- a CDS encoding potassium/proton antiporter, producing the protein MDSLNTFFLLGGFLIALSILASRLSTLFGLPLLIIFLGLGMLAGEEGVLGIQFDDYSAAFVIGHLALAMILLDGGLRTRLKTFRVGFRPALSLATLGVFITSGVVGLFAMWILDLSLFQGLLVGAIVGSTDAAAVFSMLGGRGINLNERVGATLEIESGTNDPMAIFLTIMLVELLVGDIGGFVETFLFLASQFGLALVIGVGAGWLSAKLLRMLDLAPGLYSLLALALGFFVFGLTSMLGGSGFLAIYLTGLMIGNRPGRHLNFILPVHDGLAWLSQIGLFLVLGLLVTPSELLEYALPALLVGLVLIFVARPLAVFIAIKPFFKFRWREIGFISWVGLRGAVPIVLAIFPVIGGVENASLYFNMAFAVVLMSLLLQGGTLSLMARLMKVEVPIGATPNHRGLLGVLPENDYEMFVYQVVNEELDDVPIRLLRFPSGALISALFRQHSMLHPKGSTRLRLGDVLCVIGRTGDLPALNRLFNGDATLKHERAFFGTFTLEGDAFMSDVAAAYGLTLSPGEQGMTLSEFVSLRVGGHPVVGDDVGWHGIHWVVSEMEGNRVTKVGLRLYQ; encoded by the coding sequence ATGGATAGCCTCAATACCTTCTTTCTTCTCGGCGGTTTTCTCATCGCTCTGAGCATTCTAGCAAGTCGCCTCTCCACTCTGTTCGGTCTACCTCTGCTCATCATCTTCCTGGGGCTGGGCATGCTTGCCGGCGAGGAAGGCGTGCTGGGTATCCAATTCGACGATTACAGTGCCGCGTTCGTCATCGGTCATTTGGCTCTGGCAATGATCCTGCTTGATGGCGGTTTGAGAACCCGCTTGAAGACTTTCCGCGTTGGCTTCAGGCCGGCGCTCTCCCTTGCCACGCTGGGCGTTTTCATCACCAGTGGTGTGGTCGGGTTATTCGCCATGTGGATTCTCGATTTAAGCCTGTTCCAAGGCCTGCTGGTGGGTGCCATCGTAGGCTCCACCGATGCCGCTGCCGTATTTTCGATGCTGGGTGGACGCGGCATCAATCTCAACGAGCGCGTGGGTGCCACGCTCGAGATCGAGTCAGGCACCAACGACCCCATGGCGATCTTTCTCACCATCATGCTGGTAGAGCTATTGGTGGGAGACATCGGTGGTTTCGTGGAGACGTTTCTCTTTCTGGCCAGCCAGTTCGGCTTGGCCCTGGTGATCGGGGTCGGCGCCGGCTGGTTGAGCGCCAAGCTGCTTCGCATGCTCGACCTGGCCCCTGGCCTCTACTCGCTGCTGGCCCTGGCCTTGGGTTTCTTCGTCTTTGGCTTGACCAGCATGCTGGGGGGTAGCGGCTTCCTGGCGATCTACCTGACCGGACTGATGATTGGCAACCGGCCGGGACGTCACCTCAACTTTATTCTTCCCGTCCACGATGGGTTGGCTTGGCTCAGCCAGATCGGCCTGTTCCTAGTGCTTGGGCTGCTGGTGACGCCAAGTGAGTTGCTGGAATATGCACTGCCTGCACTGCTGGTAGGCCTGGTCTTGATTTTCGTGGCACGTCCGCTTGCCGTGTTCATAGCCATTAAGCCCTTCTTCAAGTTCCGCTGGCGCGAGATCGGGTTCATCTCCTGGGTAGGGCTGCGTGGTGCGGTTCCCATCGTGCTGGCGATTTTTCCCGTCATTGGTGGTGTCGAAAATGCCTCCCTCTACTTCAACATGGCATTCGCGGTAGTGCTGATGTCGCTGCTGCTGCAGGGCGGGACGCTGTCGCTGATGGCACGCCTGATGAAGGTCGAGGTACCGATCGGCGCGACGCCGAACCATCGAGGACTGTTGGGTGTCCTGCCGGAAAACGATTATGAGATGTTCGTCTATCAGGTAGTTAATGAAGAGCTCGACGATGTGCCGATTCGCCTGCTGCGCTTTCCTTCCGGTGCCTTGATCTCGGCACTGTTTCGTCAGCACTCGATGTTGCACCCGAAGGGCAGTACGCGGCTGCGATTGGGCGACGTGCTCTGTGTGATCGGCCGTACCGGTGATCTGCCGGCACTCAACCGGCTCTTCAATGGCGATGCCACGCTCAAGCATGAGCGTGCTTTCTTTGGCACCTTCACGCTTGAGGGCGACGCCTTTATGAGCGATGTGGCTGCCGCCTACGGCTTGACGCTAAGCCCAGGAGAGCAAGGCATGACATTGAGTGAGTTCGTGTCGCTGCGGGTCGGTGGGCACCCGGTGGTAGGAGATGACGTAGGCTGGCACGGTATTCACTGGGTCGTCAGCGAAATGGAGGGTAACCGGGTGACCAAGGTGGGGCTGCGTCTCTATCAATAA
- a CDS encoding GNAT family N-acetyltransferase gives MIASNVKTFFLEMKSSDELHSKPLPEILSVVECEEPQYQLNRFLYQLVGADWEWGDRDSWIDDQWRELVESDCHRTWVAYYRGSIAGYYELYRPGGVNTEILYFGLAPGAIGKGFGGPLLSHAIKSAWDWSGTQRVWVHTCTLDHPNALANCKAPAFSCTAD, from the coding sequence ATGATCGCCAGCAATGTAAAAACCTTCTTCCTAGAGATGAAGTCTTCAGATGAGCTCCATTCTAAGCCACTTCCTGAAATTCTGTCTGTTGTGGAATGCGAGGAGCCACAGTATCAGTTGAATAGGTTTTTATACCAGCTTGTTGGTGCCGATTGGGAATGGGGAGATCGCGATAGCTGGATTGATGATCAATGGCGGGAGCTAGTAGAAAGCGACTGTCATCGTACTTGGGTGGCCTATTACCGTGGGAGTATCGCTGGGTATTATGAGCTGTACCGGCCAGGTGGAGTCAATACCGAGATTCTTTACTTTGGCTTGGCCCCCGGTGCTATTGGCAAGGGCTTTGGTGGACCGCTTTTGAGCCATGCCATCAAGTCTGCATGGGATTGGTCCGGTACCCAGAGAGTGTGGGTTCACACTTGTACGTTGGACCACCCGAATGCATTGGCTAACTGTAAAGCTCCCGCTTTTAGTTGCACTGCTGATTAG